The following proteins are co-located in the Castanea sativa cultivar Marrone di Chiusa Pesio chromosome 8, ASM4071231v1 genome:
- the LOC142605717 gene encoding transcription factor RF2b, with translation MSTQMQDPPPSNPNSHNNHHQINSNNASHSHPPHPPKKSQPLPAIANTTTSFMKGGGHHRRAHSEVSFRLSDDMMMDLSPSDAFNGGGGGGGSSTASLDEIGSEDDLFSTYIDVDKLGGADQSGVEGNGNANGEKSGGGGGGGGGGGRGRHRHSSSVDGSSTTTSSTGVFGEIMDAKKAMPPDKLAELWNIDPKRAKRILANRQSAARSKERKARYIQELERKVQTLQTEATTLSAQLTLFQRDTTGLSTENTELKLRLQAMEQQAQLRDALNEALKKEVERLKMATGEMMSPSESFSMGMHQMQFAPSTFFPLPQQQGPAGHQNMQLPFNHSQSSMSTHQMHQSNSHALSEMMQNDHLRRLQGLDISSQGSSLVKSEGPTLSASESSSTF, from the exons ATGTCCACGCAAATGCAAGATCCACCACCTTCAAACCCTAATTCCCACAACAACCATCATCAAATCAATTCGAACAATGCATCTCATTCTCATCCACCGCACCCTCCCAAGAAATCTCAGCCATTACCAGCAATCGCGAACACCACGACGTCGTTTATGAAAGGTGGGGGGCACCACAGGAGGGCTCACTCCGAGGTCAGCTTCCGGCTGTCCGATGATATGATGATGGATCTATCGCCGTCTGATGCTTTTAACGGCGGCGGCGGTGGCGGTGGGTCCTCCACTGCTAGTTTGGACGAGATCGGATCCGAGGATGACCTTTTCTCTACCTACATTGATGTTGATAAACTCGGTGGCGCGGATCAGAGTGGCGTTGAAGGAAACGGTAATGCAAATGGAGAGaagagtggtggtggtggtggaggcggcggcggcggcggcagAGGTAGGCACAGGCATAGCAGTTCCGTTGATGGGTCCTCCACTACGACGTCGTCTACAGGTGTGTTTGGCGAGATTATGGATGCCAAGAAAGCCATGCCTCCTGATAAGCTTGCTGAGCTTTGGAACATTGATCCCAAGCGTGCCAAAAG GATATTGGCAAATCGTCAGTCTGCTGCCCGCTCGAAAGAGAGGAAGGCACGCTATATACAAGAACTTGAGCGTAAGGTTCAGACCCTTCAGACAGAAGCTACCACTCTTTCTGCCCAACTTACGCTATTCCAG AGAGACACAACTGGTTTGAGTACTGAAAACACAGAGCTTAAGCTTCGATTACAAGCCATGGAGCAACAAGCTCAGTTGCGTGACG CTCTGAATGAAGCACTGAAGAAGGAAGTTGAGAGGCTCAAGATGGCAACCGGGGAAATGATGAGCCCTTCTGAGTCATTTAGCATGGGAATGCACCAGATGCAATTTGCGCCATCAACATTTTTCCCACTTCCGCAACAACAGGGACCTGCTGGCCACCAGAATATGCAGTTGCCATTCAATCATTCCCAATCTAGCATGTCAACTCACCAAATGCATCAATCAAATTCTCATGCACTCTCAGAAATGATGCAGAATGATCATCTTCGCCGATTGCAGGGGCTTGATATTAGTAGCCAAGGATCATCTCTTGTGAAGTCTGAAGGCCCTACACTTTCTGCAAGTGAAAGTAGCTCCACATTTTGA